Sequence from the Maniola hyperantus chromosome Z, iAphHyp1.2, whole genome shotgun sequence genome:
CGTGATCTGACATTTACTGGGTACTAGGTACgtttatatataggtacttaactaatattaaattaaactgttAAGCTATTCTAAAGTTATGAGCAAACAAAGAAACTTAAATGCTATTATTAAAAATGGATAAATGTTTCGGTCTGCTAATTTTTCAACGCTACctgttttaccgattttgaagaaatttagtacagagatagcttgcatcccggagaaggacatggttttttgtcccggaaaaccaaagagttcccatgggattcttaaaaattcTAAAGCCCACACCAAAGAAGTagcgagcatcatctatttagtaGAAACGTATATAGACTGCTTTTCATGCCGGAAAAACAAAGTTCGCACGGAATTTTAATATGTAAACCAAAACTTACATGGGCTTACGGTCGAgtacatcatctagtatataataaacttATATTTTAGCATAAATCATAGCATTCCTGCATagtcaataaaaaatataatcacCTGTCCTTGAATCACAGTTTCATCGTGGTCGACATTGGCGCCAACCAATTTACAGTACAATTCTGATCCCTCATCACCACAAGTCGCTGAAGCAGTTATCTTCTTTCCAAGCGCTAAGTTAAAGTACGGGGGTGTCAATATTTCTGCGCACGCGACGCTTGTATACAAGAGGAGTAGCGCGACAACATGCGCCATGGTACGCGCGCGCCTGCTCGCCGCAGAATGAACTATGGAGTTGAatgtagagatagcttgcgtcggTTTCGGGAAGGGTGGTagagattatttttttaatcgaatTCAGAGAAAGATACACACGCGCCCACTGCCGCCGACCTGTTTGTATGTGTAGGCAATTATCTCTCCGTCCAGATCCTTGCCTTTCTGAAttgttttttataaattgtaggCACGAttcaataatatctacttatagACATGTTTGACAATAGTGATAAGTAccgttcaaataaatttttgacCGTAATTCTTAGATaacaaaaaattactttaataaTGTACTTTAAAGAAGAGACAAAAAATAGACAAATATagatttaatattttcattttactgTTTATTGAAAAAACTAGCTGTCTATTCATTTATATTCatctataatttatataaagttTATAACTATATGAACTTAATAAAAAGTGTTTCGTAGTTGTATAAATGTGGTacaaataatcaaaataaaagACTCGTTGAGGATTTGTTTCATCGGATTGGCTCTGTTACAGTATTTCTGACTGCATACGCATACATGGTACCGAGCAAAAAGAGAAATTGCTCGACTGAATGGTGTGATTGATGTGTGAGGGCTAAATACACAGCCATCGTTTACGTGCTTCAGTAGATATTCCATGCTCGCGAAACGTTTCGATGCATAACTCTTTCCCCTAGTAGGTATTATCGTCCTACAACCCCTCTCATTATATTCTATACCCACATCTAGAAATCTTTTGAAACAGCCTTTCATGTACTGCGGACCATatgctatttttttaatttccctcACTTTTTCATTGCGAATGCATTTTATCTTGAATAAATGTTTTCGTCTGCCGTGGCTTCTGTCACTTCCTTCAAAGGTATTGTAACAGTAGGCCGACGGAATTCCAGATTCATTGAGACCGCATCTGTAGCAATATGAAATTGTCATATTATTCTTGTTTTTCATTGCAGTGGTTGCCGAAGTGTTTGAAGTGATTGTAGAGTTTTGTAGGGCACTCAAAGGGATCAAAGTATTTGGAAGTGTCGGGGTGTTCATAATACTTGAAGAGGATGAAGGGGTTGGATTGTTGGGACGCCTTGCAGTGATCAGCGTGATCCCATGATGTGAAGAGTTTCTTTCAACGTTTTTTAATGTTACATTAGTTTTAGTTGTGGCTGATTTTCCTGTTTctacaattgtatttttttaaagtgaatGTTTATTAATCAATGAATTCGTTTGAGTCCACTACAAACAATTAGCTTATTgcgttaatttattattataaacaacttaTAAACTTACCTAACTTTCGTGGCAGCGTTTTTCTTGGAAAATATGTTGGCCAAGTCTTTCTAGGCTTGCTTGAAGAAGTTTCTATAATTGGTCTAAATAAGAAAAAAGGCTCGACAGAAACAAAAGGAATGGaatcataaatattattaagtccGGGCAAAGCATCAGTTCGTTTTCGGTACGTTTCGCTCGTATTTAAAAAAGATCCTTGTAAAGTATGGTAGAAATCTTCCTTTGCGGCATCTATTTCATTCAAGCTGTTTATTAAAGTGAATTTTATAGTAGTTTTAACATTTGTAAATTCAAAATCATATAAATCTTCTGTGAATAATTCTACGTTATTTTCTTGCGTGACGTATTCATAACGATTTTTTAGTCGAGATAAAAGTGAACAtgaattgtttttaattatgcTGATAACTATCAACATAGTGGAAATTATGTGCATGTTTTAAGcgataaatatgaaaaatatataaaaatctgaaactaaacaaaaattttttttcgaccaTGTTTTGATCATGGTCTTGACAATTCCACAAAGTCAAAATAGCAACAGAACATGAGACGCAGACCTACTTGTCGTACCTGTCTTAATATTGCTTGATTGTCGCTTGACACCTTGACACTCCCGGAGCTATGTCCGGAGCACTCTGATTTGttgacatttttttatataaactaatatTAGCCATTCTTACCATTTGCTAAAATGCGATGAAGATGCAATGTTGCAGCAAAAACTATCATTTAAACaatcaacatgatcaacccatcaccgactcactacagagcataagtctaccacgctggccaagtgcagattggcggacttcacacacctttgaaaacattattgagaactctccggcatgcaggttacctcacaatgttttccttcaccgttactaGTACATAactagttagaggtgcgtgtccgagaTCGAGCCCACAACCTTCGattaggcggacgtcctaactaatCACTTAACACAGCTTCACCTTAGCCAATCACGATAATTGAAATGAGATCTGAGAAtttgatgaaatgaaatgaaaatgaaaatgataaTCACAACTTTCGTGCTAGGGACAAAATATATACGTATATATGAAATTAACAATCAAAGGTACCAATTCTCCTAATTCTATATCGATGCAATCAACGCAATATTTCATTGTCTTAGATGAATAGCATATCTCTATGTTTcatataaataagtattatcCGCGGAATGAATGTTAATATAGCGTACTCTCTATATAATCAATCCCTTACAAAAATAGAGAGAGGGCTTTACTAACTTTATTCTACGTATAAATTAGTATAGTGttctctctctctgttacgtatccatacaaatgatagagctaaacagagagagcgctaaaTTAACTTCATTCCGTGGATAGTTATTACTTGCTAAATCCATGATATAACACCTTATCAATAACAGCTGTCAATATGGTCCAAATTCCACCACCAGAcattacttattttctgagaaacaaaatgtgtgggatacaATGTGTATTAACGTACTCATTTTGCTAGCTTTTATCGACGGCCCAATAAAGATATCAGCTGTTAAAGCATCACAAAAGAACGAGTAGAAAAGTGCGGTACCACTATCCATTTCGGTGATCCATATGGATATTAATCGATTGTTACTTGTTAGTGATGGTGAAGGAGGTCCATTCGTCCAAGCAAAGATGTTCACTcataaataagttaattttcatatttattaacttgataaataataatttataaagaatattGATAAGTGTGGCCAGCTTCTTCATATTTATATTCTTTAGggcttttattttcatttatactaTCAACGCTGCTTTGCCTTTGAAGAGATTTTAAGTCCGAACAATTCCTGTTCCTTTTAAGGCCTACTTTAGAAGTTTCCTGTTTGTTGTATGTTTGATCATCGTCCTCCTTTTGGTTAGCTCCATCTTTTTTCCCAACGATTATTTTTTTCGTATCCATGGCTTGTaatacttcatcatcactttctGTAGTACTGATGGTAATAACTGGTATTACCGATCCAACTGAATCTGTTTGCTTAGAAAAGTTACTAGATTTTGAATCTTGCTTTATAATGTTTTCTGTGTTACTATTTATATCTTCATCAAcattagttttattaaacttttctaTACTAGCATTTTTGTGTACACTATTTATATCagatttttcagattttacaCAATGCTTATTGTCTTCATATTTACGCTTtgaattatttacatttttaaactcTACATTTGATTTTCTCTTATATTCCGGAATTTTAGAAAtggtgatattttttatattcaaaacTTCTTTTGGAAGAGATTCATGAAAATCAGTATCGGTTTCTTCATCTATGTTATGTGATACTGTAAGATCGTGAATGTTATCTCCATTAAATTTTCGATCTAACATTGTGCCAACAATTTTAACCAGTATTCCACCTGCAATCATAAAATGATCTTTCATGTATAATCCATatcttattttatacttactgaTTCCGATACACTATTTGGTCatacttttcttttttacagTTTTAGATTCCTTATTTTCGTCTATTGTAGTTTTCCGATCATCAGAATCTATAGATTTGCTAATGGGTAAGGATGGCAACGCTTTTTTCCACCTGGCAAATGGTGTATTATCTATAGATGATGAACCACCTCGTCTTCGCGTATCTGCCAATTGAAACATTTTTCTTCTCTCTTCCGTCCGTTCTCTTCTCAGTTGTatcttaaacaaaaaaaacattacaaCAGTGACTTTCTAAAATAATCGTAGAAATCCAAGATTAACAAATGAATACAAATTCAACGTACAGCGTACCTTAACAAATGAGCAAAAATTCTCACCTTTAAATCATTATTCGCCTCTCTTAGTGAGTTTGTTAATgaagttaaataatatattataagtattaataatacAAGTAGTGGTATTACTATTGCCGGAGACGTAATATACTCCAAGGTAAAATTAAGACGATCAGGAAGGACTTTGTAAATATtgtttgttaatattttataaattttatcatATTCTGAAAATGGTCCACAATGCCATGACGGTGTGACCCAAACGATTGTGTACCCAACTGGCAAGACACATAGAAATAACATTGTCAACAATAAtgccaaataaaaattattgctTTTGGACACTCTAAATACAACTTCATGAGGCACGTTGCAAGTCATCACTGCCCAAGATCGAAGatacatcattatcatcaatttAAATACGTTTAAAACAACGAGTCCGGGAGAAAAAAACATTCCCATCCAAACCATTCCCTGGTTATTAATGAGGTGTAATATATTTTCAGCTATTTTAAAGTCTCCATACTCTGGGAACTTCTTTTCTAGGTCCCAACACCAACATTTATTCATGTACCTCACAAATAAAGCTCGAAAAAAATCCATAAATAACGTACCCAATAAAACAAATACCTGGAAAAAATTATGTGTTgttttactttataaaatattattacacatTAAATCAATGGATAGAAAATCGGATAGACGTACAAGATCCATCATTGTTAATTTTACCAATTCTTGGCCAAACATAGTTTCCCAACATAGTTTAAGTAGCTTTTTCCTGGTAGCTTTCGTTAAGTTGtacatttttcttttatatgcgTCTTGATATACAGTATCCCGGAAAGTAACGTTTGTTTGATTTGAATTCAAATCTTTTAAATCAACTTGTACAGTTTTGCATTGCTTTAAATAGCATCTTGCAAGCACAATTTTACAGttggaaatataaaatgtttgtgttatatttttatcgcCGCAAGTTATAGAACAGTTAAATGATACATCTGGACAAATAGTTACTCCTTCTAAAAATTTGTCTGTATAGGTAGATGTTGTTTCACTTATTTCTTCAAAAGGCGTACTAGTAAAGCTTAATTCAGACGTAAAGTCAATCGAATTTATGGGATTTGTTTGTGTTACTGACGTGTCATCTGAATATTTACCAGCTGTGCTTGATTCGATTGAACCCAGTTCATTGTTAGTAACGGATATTGGTTCGGTGTAAGAAGTTGAAGGTAAATCGCTATTCATCGTAAAAGAGCTGACATCTGAATCGAAGGAGCTTACAGTTAACATTTGATCCGTTATAGAAGTAGAATAATCTGTACTGGATTCTGTGCTGGATTGCTGATGTTTTGTTATTTCTGAGTTTATGTTTATAGGAGAGGGAGGATTTGacgtataatattttaatgtaaaattcgTATCGCTCTCTGATTTGGATTCTGAGTTAGTTGATAAGAATATGTCATAATTAATATCGTATGATTCACCATCGTTTATATCGGTTGTAGCATCAATATAATCTTCCTTTGCCGATAATTTgcttatgtttttaattttttcaatttcttttaAAAACGCTTCATCtgtattattcatttttaaagtttcaGGTCTTGATTCATACATCAGATTTCTTTTTTTGTTGCTTTTTTTTGTTTCCAAATTTGTAAACACAGTGCCTACAGATTTACTTGTATCACTTACAGGCGATGGCTGACCATTACTTAttgaaaaaaaagtattttgagtcAGTTGTATTGGCATCATGAACATTTCGCATGGTAAGCAAGGAACAGCTATTTCTAAACATGATACAGGTAAACTTTTAACTAAAGAATCCTTTATGCTATGAGGTGTAATATCAGAAAAGTTAGTAGCATTCATTTTTAATTCCGGCTGTAATGAAACTAGATCTTTACTCATGCCTTCGATTTTACTGAACAAAGCGAATATTAACGAATATAAGTTCAGTAAATTTAATAACATTATTCTGaaaaaaaggttttataaaatcttaTGATTTGTTATctatacgaatattataaaaaatttgaatttttttagcTTTTCAGTTTGTACGGGAATAATCTCCTCAATCAAGGATcggattctgaaaattctttcattgaTAAACTGATACTCCATGATTCCCGAACGCTAtaagctataaattatatcgCGTGGACGAAGAAGACATAAAAAAGAAAaccactgactcactgactgattcaTCAATGCCTAGCCCTTGAAATTATAAAGCTAAAATTTTCGCGCTATTTTGAAGATAAGAAATAAGGCtagatttttcgaaatccccACGGGGGCGAGGTCGCAAGAGGTCACTAGTCTTATATAAAACTTACCTAGCAAGTTGCAATCTTAGTTGCTTTCTTGGATGATAATGTTCTAGGAATCCCAGAAGTTCAAAGAAAACAGGAAATGTTATTGAAATCACGGTTACCACAATGGTTGTTTCATTCTCGCGCCACCAGCTTCTAATTTTAGGACTATCATCGGATCGAGATACGACAGTGACTACTGCATATGCCGATACGACAAGTAAAATTATTACACAGACGTTAACGACGGCTCGCAAAGAAATAATACGCCAACTGAAAAAGATATTTTCTCAGTAACAAAATACACTATGTTAAGATCTGAAACATTCGTAAGTTTAAAAATTGAATATAGAAGTATGTATCTCACTTTCTTAAGTTTTTCTTCTTCTCTGCTTCTTCCAACAATGCTTCTTTAAACCCCAAAATTACAGATGCTATGCGATTATGTGCTGTTTCAGCATTTCCGATCATAAAGTCCCAGCCAGTAAAAAGTTTCCATGAAAATATACATTCATCTTCTTTTTCGGAAAGTTTCGACATTCGTGAATTTTCTGCCATCCTATGGattattaatattgttaaaGGATGTTAAACCGCTTTTATTTGATAAACAAAATCAAAACTACATGTTATTGGTAAAACGTGCGTGCCTACGGACATCAATGATCAAAAGGATTGAAGTGAGAACAGTGACCCCATCAAATCCTAAAATAACTTACTTCCTTAGAATTGCGACGAAGCTATAAATATATACGACTAGTCCTGTTAGAAAGTACGCTAGAGGCATTCTGTACTCCGGCCGTTCAACGTTGCTGTAATACCCGTAGAAAATAGCAGAGTATTTGAGGGTGCCCTCGAACTCCCAAAGAGTTAAAAGATTCGTAGCGTTTCGCCGTTCATCttccattattatttttctttcgcCGTCTTGCGAAGGATTTTCTGTCaggtactataataataatttttatgcagTTCATGTCATTTCAATACATAAAAtagcaaaataaaaaacttttatctataatacaaaaagtaaaagctgactgactgactgatctatcaacgcacacctcaaactactggacggatcgggctaaaatttggcatgcaggaagctattatgacgtagacatttactaagaaaggatttttgaaaattcaacccctaagggctaaacaggggtttgaaatttgtgtagtctacgcagaTGAAGTAGCGGAGATTAGCTAGtctttcataatataaataaatacttattgagTTGTGCAAAAACGCTCAAAGCCAAATTTTGCATAAATGTACCTAATAGTCGCAtgtgaaataatttaataatgattgacTGAACTTTTAGGTACAAGTAATATGTATGTAGATTATTGCGAATTTTTACCTCAGGAATAATGACGAACACAAGAAGTATGAATCCAATAACCAAGTTGACCCAAAATAGCCATCTTAGGAAAGTAAAATATGAAGCCACGACAGAGCCAAAGTGAGATTCGATTTCTTTGATTCGTAACTCCCAGGGTATTAGCAAATTGGAGGTGTTGGCTGCTTCTCGTTTTAGTTGTTGCCATTTCTAAAAAAAGAGCTTTAGTTTTAGTCTGTATTACTTTCAAGAGCTGATACTTGACAGACTACCAGAGATCACCAAAACACAATAtgactacataaaaataaatctttaagcTCGGTGTcatttgttttagaatataatatgtacataatatatactaaTAGCTACAATAGGTAAATGTTTAAAGTCATTCTTAACTTACCGTTGCTAAGAGAATATTGAACCTTGCGTAAATGTCTCTTGTACTTTTAGATTGAGCAAGTCTTTCCTGCAATTGTCCTTCATGTCGTTTAATGTAGCCtttagccttaaaaaatataaaagcagaAGTCATAATTAGATGCTTATCCGTAAAGAGGTGCCGCAACGATCAAGCGGCTTGACTTGGGCTTGACGtaaagcacgtagatttttgcttgagtcaagcatttaagtacgtgcttgacgcgtgatttatgcggttttaaattttttttgcttgacgcgacgtgtGGCGTCGTCGTTCGGATCTTGTTCGGATTCTATTACCTGATgtacaattttcaattttcttctcATTCCAAGTGGTTGCTGCTTTACAGATCCTAGAACTTCTTTATGAAGATGaatgttttcaaatatttgttcTTGGGTCACTATTGGCTGATCATCAATAGATATTGCCGTGCTGCAATAAACATGtgtcatttttaatattaggtactgAGTCAtctatttctttctttttctctttcaGTAGAAGTAtttctttttagtaggtatactttCTACTTcactatttaaatattcataccatttcatatattattgtatgcaaTATGACTATTATTTATAGTCCGTACCAAATGACTCCTCACAAGTCACGCGGCAtgttaactctatgggtcagctgccatatcaaaagtacggtttacctttaaaataaggactaaaatcgtacttttgacatgaagttTGATTTGTAGCAGCGGATTTATGCGAAGTTGGTGTATGGTTTTCTGatatacttaaattataaaactagAAGCCGATCAAGTAAGCATAACCTACTAGAAAAATCAGGAAGATGATAGAAAGGGGAAGTAGAGAAAGGGGAAAAGTCGTACTCACTCGCCGGAACTAGTAGTGAAGACAGAGGAACGTCGCCTAGGGCGCGTCTCGTCGGCTAAGAACGGGGAAGAAGGTCTTCTGGTGCGGCCTTTACGCGAGCGCCGAACGCTTGCCCGACGCTGACGTAGCACAGCACTGAGACTAGCAGAGTAATCTTCGTCTTCAGAACCATCTGGTATTTAATAACATGGATGATTTCTACTTAGTTACTAACGACTATTCTTACTTCATAGATGAATATCATACATACATCACAAGATAAAATGATAGTGGTTcacatacataaataataataattaattcattgttaaaattaaatgttatagtcacgttattaattaaaataaacgttaattaatttatatttttagattttatataattagattttgtccgctaaaaaaaaaactaaattaacatttagtttttttaaccacgtgggaactctttgattttaatgtataaaaagtagctataGTACTTAATGCGTAAGTCACTAAATTCAAATCaaatttatctacctacctacctaattcctATTAAGATTGTGTAAACCAGACATAGTAGAAACTAGACATATTAACGCTCGAGTAATGACTGGCACAAACCTCCTGTGGACGGGGAAAACTTGACTTCATTGTTAGTAGGTATTTCAGAAGGCAAGTGGAAGAGGTTGACTCCAGAAGACGCCATACTGCCAGGATCTGCCCACGTCACTGACAAACGGTCCACGGACGGCTGTGGCGAGGACGGCGCCTTGTCATAGGAACCCTTTCAAACATATGACTGCGAATGTTATCCTGGCGCTTACATTACTTTGAGTTCGAGTGGTGGAAGCGCTGGGGTAATTCATACTTTAAGTTTTGTGTAATGTGATTTATATCGCACAATAATTATGtaaaccaatatttttttttctttcggcctttcaaaaatttgtTGCAAGTAAATCTCTATAAAAAGTTCTAGAACATAAACTGGAGAAGAGGTTGAAAGGTTTTAAATTTGACTCTTTGCTTTATTCTTCTTCATTTCTttgatttgtttaattttatcaaataaataggAAATTCTATAGCcacaccgattttcaaaaaatccacgTGAGCGAAGCCGTGGCGGGTCAGCTAATaggtaaattaataaaagaaatCGTTACATAGACACAAACCTAAAAGTTGGACCTAGAGTCTAGGCACTAAGCAATTTAACTAAAGTGATGGTCGCTAAACAAAGGCGTGCCATAATTTGATTCCATTTCATGTTTTCAATGCATCGGCAAGGTGATGATTTAGCACTTAGCGCTTGTTATGTTCAATTAAAATTCCATTTTCATATTGTTTGCCACAGTTAATGCCACTTGCTAGTCTGAAGGACAACAATAACTTAATTGGATTACTGACAAGGAGCTTGCACCCTGGCTTGACATTTATGAAAGTCGtagcttagtaggtacctatgcgttTACGTAATAGAATTaatctacatgcaaaatttcaagttacTAGGCCCTGCATCAGTGGTCAAAGCTGTATGTGAACTATGTGAATAAGTCAAACAATTAAATCACCGTTTTAAGTTGTTAAAGCTGTATGTGAGCTATGTGAATAAGTCAAACAGTattaacaaataatattatcctttttaaggttccgtacgtcCGAATGAAAACACAATAAAAATGGAACCCACTCGTGTGACTATttgcctgtctgtctctctgttacAACCAACTTTTGAATACAGAGATCAATTTTGGGGataaattagaaaataaaattataaattttgcaAACTATACCGTGGGACATTGGTGGGACATATCAAAGtcgcaatttttttatataattttaatatgaatactttttaagtacttatttaaaaattatattattataatatgaaaattgaCCACGTCCCTGTCCCACATAGTAGATTTACTTACATCTAATTGATTGccacttttaaaaatatcttctattataaatgtatattttacatcACTCGATATAAATACAGTTGCACatacctgaaataaaataacttaataTCTAGGTACCATATATAACTCACTATTTATCTCACTATTCTATAGAAGCAATAAAACAATCGGTAATAATATTACCTAGACCAATGAAATATGTAGAGAATACGAAATGTTATAAATTGCCGGACGTTTGATACTAGTCCTCGACCTGAGGCGAACCATCGGACTGTTGTGTATTGTGGATGAAAGCAGGGTCGGACTGAACAATTAATTAAACGATTTATGGCATCGTTCAGGTGTTTTGCGTAGTACCTTGCTTCAATACTGCATAATGTTAGGATCATTTC
This genomic interval carries:
- the LOC138404524 gene encoding uncharacterized protein, with the protein product MHIISTMLIVISIIKNNSCSLLSRLKNRYEYVTQENNVELFTEDLYDFEFTNVKTTIKFTLINSLNEIDAAKEDFYHTLQGSFLNTSETYRKRTDALPGLNNIYDSIPFVSVEPFFLFRPIIETSSSKPRKTWPTYFPRKTLPRKLETGKSATTKTNVTLKNVERNSSHHGITLITARRPNNPTPSSSSSIMNTPTLPNTLIPLSALQNSTITSNTSATTAMKNKNNMTISYCYRCGLNESGIPSAYCYNTFEGSDRSHGRRKHLFKIKCIRNEKVREIKKIAYGPQYMKGCFKRFLDVGIEYNERGCRTIIPTRGKSYASKRFASMEYLLKHVNDGCVFSPHTSITPFSRAISLFARYHVCVCSQKYCNRANPMKQILNESFILIICTTFIQLRNTFY
- the LOC117995730 gene encoding transmembrane channel-like protein isoform X1, which codes for MASSGVNLFHLPSEIPTNNEVKFSPSTGDGSEDEDYSASLSAVLRQRRASVRRSRKGRTRRPSSPFLADETRPRRRSSVFTTSSGDTAISIDDQPIVTQEQIFENIHLHKEVLGSVKQQPLGMRRKLKIVHQAKGYIKRHEGQLQERLAQSKSTRDIYARFNILLATKWQQLKREAANTSNLLIPWELRIKEIESHFGSVVASYFTFLRWLFWVNLVIGFILLVFVIIPEYLTENPSQDGERKIIMEDERRNATNLLTLWEFEGTLKYSAIFYGYYSNVERPEYRMPLAYFLTGLVVYIYSFVAILRKMAENSRMSKLSEKEDECIFSWKLFTGWDFMIGNAETAHNRIASVILGFKEALLEEAEKKKNLRNWRIISLRAVVNVCVIILLVVSAYAVVTVVSRSDDSPKIRSWWRENETTIVVTVISITFPVFFELLGFLEHYHPRKQLRLQLARIMLLNLLNLYSLIFALFSKIEGMSKDLVSLQPELKMNATNFSDITPHSIKDSLVKSLPVSCLEIAVPCLPCEMFMMPIQLTQNTFFSISNGQPSPVSDTSKSVGTVFTNLETKKSNKKRNLMYESRPETLKMNNTDEAFLKEIEKIKNISKLSAKEDYIDATTDINDGESYDINYDIFLSTNSESKSESDTNFTLKYYTSNPPSPININSEITKHQQSSTESSTDYSTSITDQMLTVSSFDSDVSSFTMNSDLPSTSYTEPISVTNNELGSIESSTAGKYSDDTSVTQTNPINSIDFTSELSFTSTPFEEISETTSTYTDKFLEGVTICPDVSFNCSITCGDKNITQTFYISNCKIVLARCYLKQCKTVQVDLKDLNSNQTNVTFRDTVYQDAYKRKMYNLTKATRKKLLKLCWETMFGQELVKLTMMDLVFVLLGTLFMDFFRALFVRYMNKCWCWDLEKKFPEYGDFKIAENILHLINNQGMVWMGMFFSPGLVVLNVFKLMIMMYLRSWAVMTCNVPHEVVFRVSKSNNFYLALLLTMLFLCVLPVGYTIVWVTPSWHCGPFSEYDKIYKILTNNIYKVLPDRLNFTLEYITSPAIVIPLLVLLILIIYYLTSLTNSLREANNDLKIQLRRERTEERRKMFQLADTRRRGGSSSIDNTPFARWKKALPSLPISKSIDSDDRKTTIDENKESKTVKKKSGILVKIVGTMLDRKFNGDNIHDLTVSHNIDEETDTDFHESLPKEVLNIKNITISKIPEYKRKSNVEFKNVNNSKRKYEDNKHCVKSEKSDINSVHKNASIEKFNKTNVDEDINSNTENIIKQDSKSSNFSKQTDSVGSVIPVITISTTESDDEVLQAMDTKKIIVGKKDGANQKEDDDQTYNKQETSKVGLKRNRNCSDLKSLQRQSSVDSINENKSPKEYKYEEAGHTYQYSL
- the LOC117995730 gene encoding transmembrane channel-like protein isoform X2; translation: MDAKSKEKGILKLEPRQRSTVDTKLELTPQGSYDKAPSSPQPSVDRLSVTWADPGSMASSGVNLFHLPSEIPTNNEVKFSPSTGDGSEDEDYSASLSAVLRQRRASVRRSRKGRTRRPSSPFLADETRPRRRSSVFTTSSGDTAISIDDQPIVTQEQIFENIHLHKEVLGSVKQQPLGMRRKLKIVHQAKGYIKRHEGQLQERLAQSKSTRDIYARFNILLATKWQQLKREAANTSNLLIPWELRIKEIESHFGSVVASYFTFLRWLFWVNLVIGFILLVFVIIPEYLTENPSQDGERKIIMEDERRNATNLLTLWEFEGTLKYSAIFYGYYSNVERPEYRMPLAYFLTGLVVYIYSFVAILRKMAENSRMSKLSEKEDECIFSWKLFTGWDFMIGNAETAHNRIASVILGFKEALLEEAEKKKNLRNWRIISLRAVVNVCVIILLVVSAYAVVTVVSRSDDSPKIRSWWRENETTIVVTVISITFPVFFELLGFLEHYHPRKQLRLQLARIMLLNLLNLYSLIFALFSKIEGMSKDLVSLQPELKMNATNFSDITPHSIKDSLVKSLPVSCLEIAVPCLPCEMFMMPIQLTQNTFFSISNGQPSPVSDTSKSVGTVFTNLETKKSNKKRNLMYESRPETLKMNNTDEAFLKEIEKIKNISKLSAKEDYIDATTDINDGESYDINYDIFLSTNSESKSESDTNFTLKYYTSNPPSPININSEITKHQQSSTESSTDYSTSITDQMLTVSSFDSDVSSFTMNSDLPSTSYTEPISVTNNELGSIESSTAGKYSDDTSVTQTNPINSIDFTSELSFTSTPFEEISETTSTYTDKFLEGVTICPDVSFNCSITCGDKNITQTFYISNCKIVLARCYLKQCKTVQVDLKDLNSNQTNVTFRDTVYQDAYKRKMYNLTKATRKKLLKLCWETMFGQELVKLTMMDLVFVLLGTLFMDFFRALFVRYMNKCWCWDLEKKFPEYGDFKIAENILHLINNQGMVWMGMFFSPGLVVLNVFKLMIMMYLRSWAVMTCNVPHEVVFRVSKSNNFYLALLLTMLFLCVLPVGYTIVWVTPSWHCGPFSEYDKIYKILTNNIYKVLPDRLNFTLEYITSPAIVIPLLVLLILIIYYLTSLTNSLREANNDLKIQLRRERTEERRKMFQLADTRRRGGSSSIDNTPFARWKKALPSLPISKSIDSDDRKTTIDENKESKTVKKKSGILVKIVGTMLDRKFNGDNIHDLTVSHNIDEETDTDFHESLPKEVLNIKNITISKIPEYKRKSNVEFKNVNNSKRKYEDNKHCVKSEKSDINSVHKNASIEKFNKTNVDEDINSNTENIIKQDSKSSNFSKQTDSVGSVIPVITISTTESDDEVLQAMDTKKIIVGKKDGANQKEDDDQTYNKQETSKVGLKRNRNCSDLKSLQRQSSVDSINENKSPKEYKYEEAGHTYQYSL